Genomic DNA from Prunus persica cultivar Lovell chromosome G1, Prunus_persica_NCBIv2, whole genome shotgun sequence:
CAATATTATGGTCCACCCTAATCCATAACATTGTAATACCctaatttacaaagaaaatgacacaTAGTACCAAGGTAAGAATGGACCTTGGAGGAGTAAAATTGTAAACACAACTAAAAATCTTGTAATCTACGAGAAAACTTGTAAACTTTCTACTTTTGTAATTGTTTTTCTTGACTTTTAATCTTAACAATGTACTATAAAATCTATGACCATGttaggaaaaaaatataaatttataatacttGTAGGATGTCTACAAAAGTACAACTGTGTAAAATAGAGTTCAACAATTAATATAGTTCTTATTTTAGAAATTGATTTTATAAATGCAATTGGATATGCAACCAATTACGTAGACAAAACTCAAggtgaaattttttgataaataaaGACTTTCTAACTCTCAAGTAAATGTTAATGCGCATTCACCAATTCtatgaaataaaagaaacaaaaattaaaattattaacctcaattgtttttcaaaaactAAGCATAATAAATACGGAGGAATTAACCACAACTAGCCATTATAATTCACATAAATAAAACCAGCAACTCATAATGAAAGAGGTGACAtatcaaaatcagaaaagaaaaaaaaaagagtctaAAATGgttctcataaaaaaaaaagatataaaatGATAACTTTAGATTtataaaagtaaacaaatgTCATTGTGAAATTTATAAGCATGTCATTGTGagtcaaataaaataaactcaattgaaaaataaaatgtcaaATCATATGCCAAGTACCAAACAAGGAGGCCATAATTGCATGATCATTATGCAATTGTAATTgcattaaatattaataaaaggTATAAACTTGACAACTTGTATAACCGGTAACCAATGTAAGAAAAAAATCTGAGCGCATCAGTGCACCTAGTGCACTATAGACGTTGCCCCCTTGGCAATTCAATTTTGGAAAGGCCCCATGCATTTCATGATCTATATTGTTATAACCATGCAATGCAGATTTGACTTTTGAAGTACACATATGCCTCCAGGTCCACGGTCCACCCCCCTTAATTAGTCAATTTGAGCAGCCTCAtgatcatgattcatgacCACCACTAACCAAATTGTCCTCCACTCAACTCGTTTAACAACCAAGCATCTCTTCAATCTTAAAGAGGGGTTGGATTTTTCCTagcttctttttcctttacttcttattaattatttgtttttttagtcATTCGTTAATAAGAAGAACGAAGAGAGTATTATATGAGATTGCTTTAAAATTGTGTCTTACGTCAATCGAATTCAGGTGTAATCGGAGGGAAGAGAGAATTTGGCCCACATTCTGCTGTGGTGTCACCTCATGTGctaattcttaattaatttttactcACTTTTAAGCTGTTGTGTTGATACGCTTCCATCTGTCATGCTAACTTTTTCTGTTGGAGAATCCTAGTATAAAATATCATGCTTTTCGATTGAATAGTATTCTCTTTTGCCGTCAATTTTCTAGAATAGCTGTATTGCAATGAGTTGACACATCTTTATGgttctctacaaaaaaaaatttcaacgatatccaaatcatttttttttcttcacatatatccttataaaaaattattaaggcaattaattaaaattaataaaatcaatgaatacgGTGTTGTACatgaattttaataatttaattgaatgatAAAATGTTATCGtatttaagtgatttttttttatagagatgatctttaaatgaatatttataaaatagacggttttgattagtgaaatacaatgtgaagtgggccctacaagggCGTCActcaaataacttatttgagggattccTTAATAGAagcttttatatataaaggtttttgtgttggtttttttggtatagttagagcatttccagcagttAAGGCTGGACTCAGGCTAGGGGGTTTGGGCCAAAAAGTGGTTTCCAACAACAAAAGCAAGCCCGGGCAGATGGTGGGACCCAGCAGACTGGGCTGGCCCGAGGGCAaggctgacgtcagcgtgcTGGGCTCTCCGATTAGATTTTTTCCAGCAATCCAACGATAgccaatttttgtgcaataaaaaaataaaaaaataaagaaatttttttaaaaaaataccaaaaaaattaatgattttttttttcttctctataccttatttccattttcaacatttaagtaaatgtctttgtccttttactttcatttatttttatattactccatttacttaagtttacaatgtaaataaggaagtacccctcatttggattcaaataaaaatactagaaaattaaattcccaccaaattaaaatatgaaaaatcagttttgatgcaaaatacgatttaggctaaaaatgatggcccattaagtcaatatatatttcatattaaaatcccataaaatcaaattttcttatttgatgtgtaaggaataaaagctgccaaaaattatcttgagaaaatgattatttcgaaaaaccatttttcatacttggTCAATATTGCACCTTCGCTACAAAATTTGTGGGTCCGCCTatccaaccaatactcttcacttttaacaccaaatcctcatactttttttttctataaataccaaccaatacaactaataaaataaaatcttatccgaaaatattatccgatatgaatagtattgacacataggaacccaaaaatcttatccgaaaatattatccaaattaattgtttaagtaaaaaaagttgtaaaaaaacaaaaaaatgaatagtatttgccatgacaatgggCAACTGCTGAAAACACACTTTGCTGGGGGGGAGctctagggcagccactattcacgtgaatagtagctgccctAGGGCTcctcttgccatggcaaggggcaaactgctggaaatgctcttaatGGTTTTTGTTAGATAATTACAATCTttaccaatttttttgttatgcaaTTAACCAACCTAAAGCATTTGAGGGTTTTATCCAAATCTGCTTTCAAGTTTCTCAACTGTCCATGGAACCATTGTATACACTTATTTCTTAATGAAACATTATGTGTGTTTGATCTATCAGTAATGCATCAGGTAGCTCTAGCTAGATTGGGCTATATCCCAACTATGAATTCCTTCTTCCTTAAGGAATCACATTACTTTTATGGTTTAAAGTAATCTAGAGAATAATGTCGAAccctcatatatatatatatatatatgcataaagTATaaccacatatatatatatatatatatatatatgcatatattttcctttccaaCTACATTCACATGTACAAACAGGTGGGAGAGAGTGCTTAGCTTTGatatgaaattttgggaatttttttttaagttttaaatttaCATTTTATATTTGGACTTCTCAACCCTGACAATTCTAGCTCGCCTGGAAACGATAGGAATATCCTAAAGGAGagtataatttatatttaaatttctgGTCATTGTAGCTTACTGTAAATTTCCCAATCAGGAAAGTGATTAATAAGTAGAAGAACAATATATGGTTTAtaatgaaagaagaaataataatatagtCCGCAGCGGCATAACACCTCATTACGAAGGGTAGCTCTTCTTTTCGAATGCAACTTTGCACCAGACATTAAGATTTGAGAAGAATTAATTGAAGAGACTGCTTTGAATTCATCTGCCATTTTGTTGGCTATAACTTAATAATTGTGAAGGTCTGCTTTGCTACCAATAATAGTGTGCACTGATTAGTGATTACTTAACCAGCAAGGATTCTTATATGGCACGCCCAAACACACATAAACATTTTtcggaaaataaaattttattacttttgtgATCTATATCTCgataattcatatatataaattcttcTATTTGGACGTCTGGACATTATTATCGTGCGAATgtcatatattttctattaCTCCTTTCAGGTTTTCTCTCAATTTACAATGACATTTACGTGATAATAACATGCGGACATCTAAAtgagagaatatatatatatatatatatatatatatataaagcttGATTTGATCCATTGACTTTTCAATGTCTAAAGCTCTCTCCTTTTGGAAGTAGAGCTTGGAAGTATACCAAACCAACTCATTCTTAAAGCTCTCAACTTCAAACTTATTTCTTTTAACTCACCATAGATTATTTCAATCTTTTTATCTTAAAAAGTCTTCGTGCAATTCAATATgcatgaaaaaaaagaagatccAAATTCATTTTTGCAAATTTCAAGTATGCCTCAAATTATACACAAATCACAAAATTAGATTTACGTAGCACTACCAATTAACGAATTATTTAAAGACCTAAAATCTAAAGACAATAGGGGATTTCCTAATATCACGACggataaaaaacaaaagtgtgAGAGTGAGAACATTATAATTTGTAACGTGAGTGTGACAATAACACAAcattatttgaaaattatttgaaaaaaaaaaaaaaaggtctatAATTTGTGTGTGCGCAATTGCAACGCTACGTCAGCATGCCACGTCATCTTGACACTTTAAAATTATTGCAAGAACGCCAACTTAGAAGATGCTTCAAAGacttcttaattaattattattattattatttttgggttcgGCTTTGAGTATGCAAACTGAAGAGAACATCAAAAGATGACAATGGGAAAAGACATATGCTTCTCTCTTTAGAAAAGCCATAAAGTTGGTTGGGCCAGTGGAAAATTTCGCTTCTACGACTTAACTTTGGGCAAAACAGTTTGGTTAGCTTTCCTTATCAAtcatgattattatttttaataatttcttATGCATGGATCTAACAACGACTGGACGTAGTAGTGATAGGAAATCTAGGCAGCTGGCATCCTGCCAGCCTGCACATTCTGCTTTGGTCTCGGGTCCTGTGCCAACATTATGCATATGGTTTTAATTCCTTATCGTGTAACCAAGTAATCAATTAGTGTAAACTAGAAATACTTGATAAATGCGAACATTAGATCAGTTGATTAAAGTAGTGTATTCTGTTTGTATTTGCGTTTGATCTCTCTTATATAAGGACGGTTCCTCAGTACGTATAGCCCATGTTGGGGGGGATTGGGGGGTTCGGCCTAAAATCTCTAATACAACCCACCCGAGCCTACCCATATAACACTCCTTCAATTCACACGTAATGCCTTCACATAAGGTAAATGTCCGTCCCTGTCCCTACATTATGGTTGTGGCCTCTTCTATTACACggttataataaaatataagttCTCATTAAATTTGGCCAAAAATAGTCGTCACAAATGTAAATGAAACTAATACACACATAAATTAGTCTATTATCTATAATTAACGGGCTCCCACCTTGTACCTGGTGACCCAAATTTAAGATAAGGTTGCCTTTAAACAAATATTGGAAGTGATGAGTGCAATAATGTTGGCAGTATAATGACATATATCACTCTGTTATAACAGCCAAAGCTCCCTTTATTCCCTTAAAAGTCATAAGGTGACATGAAAGCTGAGGCCCTTATATACACAAGTAATCAAGCTAAGTGCTAGCTCATgtacccctctctctctctagatcCCTTCTCTTTATTCTCTGTTCTgtgtctttctctctctgtttagCATGTTGGCTATACTTTCCTCCCATGGAGGACACAGAAGCAAAGCACACACTCTCTTTCTACCTTTGTTCTTGACCATAGAAATTTTATCCTTGTCAAGCTTATTAGCAGAAGCTAACCAAGCTTCTTCACCATCCCATTTCTCCAAATTCTCTAGAGGAGGACCCTCCAAAGAAGCCAACAATAATATTCTATCGTTTTGCAAAAAAACTCCTCACCAAGCAGCTTGTGAATCTATTTTCATCTCCTCATCATCCAAAACAAGTACTACTTATAAAGAAGCCCCTCAAACCCTTGAAAATCTCTTTGTCCACTCAGTCGAATTCAGCATAAGTAAGGCTCATTTGGCTCGAGCCCTTGCCTATAACTTCGCCATTTCCCATCGTCAAAATGCTCACCAACCCCACTTGCTTGGTGGCATCAACGACTGCCTTGAGCTGCTCGAGGACAGTATCGATTCACTCGATAATGTCATACGCAAGCACGACAAAAGTACTAAGAGCAGCACCTATGGCCATGTTGACGATGATGTCCAAACCTGGCTCAGTGCTGCTCTTACCAATCAAGAAACTTGTCTAGAGAGCCTTGAGAATGACAACTCTAAGGTAGACAAGGGCCTCATGGAGACTTCAGCTAAGAACTTGAGCCAATTCATAAGCAACTCCCTATCACTTTTCATGATGACTAGTAGAACTAAAAACACAAACCCTAGGCCGAATGTTGTCGGCGGCCGGAGGCTGTTGTCGGATGATTTTCCGACATGGGTCTCAGGCACGGAGAGGAAGCTTCTAGAAGGTTCTGTGGATGAATTGGAAGCACATGCCGTGGTGGCTTTGGATGGGAGTGGCACGCACAAAAGCATTGGTGAGGCACTTGGACTGGTGGCCTCATTGGAGGAGAGTGGTACTACTGGAGGCAGATCTGTAATTCACGTAAAAGCTGGGACTTATTATGAatacataaaaatacccaCCAAACAGAAGAACGTTATGTTAATTGGTGATGGATTGGGGAAGACCATTATTGTGGGCAGTAGGAGTTCGGAAGCTGGTTGGACAACTTACCAGTCTGCCACTGTGGGTaagaatttatatatgaatTTCCCTCCTCTTTAATTaggggtattttaggaattatCTCTCCATCAATAGGTTGAGTATGGTATTCTTTCTTTAAAAGTTTTTATGAGAGGTGGGCGAAATATAAAGTGGGTTGatgagaaaaataacaaaccaaaaaagtaattaaaatcatataaaaaaaggtgtTGGTATTGCTACTTCATATAAAACgaataaatttcataaattaaagatGATTTGGTGGATATGGCTTAAATGAATTAATACTGTTAaactaattactaattaataatGCTATTTGTACTATATTTATTAAAGATATAGTTGACTATCTCTTTAATAGAGGTAGATCCCGTTAGTGTATGTGAGACTCACCTGTATTAGAGAGGTAGTTAATATCGTGGTCAGTAAATATGGTCCATATAGTAACAACTTTATTAGGATTTTCGTTCTTTGCTATGATATGACAACAAAATATACTCTTATTTGaccttttcaatttatttactaCATACCTTTTTGGCAAATAAATTTTACTACACTCAAGTAGTTTATCTGCTGCGTATTGAAATGGATTTACCTCTAACTATCAAACAATTTGCtccttaaatatttatattccTCAAATGTGAGAGACAAAAATGATGATAAATTTGGACATGTTGTACTTCAAATTAATGACATACAAATGTGAATTTCAGCTGCTATGGGTGACGGATTTATAGCACGCGACATAACAATTGTGAATAGCGCCGGCCCTGCAAAGCAACAAGCTGTTGCTCTTCGAGTTGGTGCAGACAAGTCAGTGATCTTCAGATGCTCCATAGTTGGCTACCAAGACACCCTCTACACTCACTCCAAGCGCCAGTTCTACAGAGAAACCCAAATCTATGGAACTGTCGATTTCATATTCGGAAACTCAGCTGTGGTTTTCCAAAACTGCAACATATTTGCAAGAAAGCCTGCATCATCTGGCCACAAAAACTTCGTCACAGCACAAGGCAGAAGCAGCCCAGATCAAAACACAGGCATTTCAATCCATAACTGCAAAATATCAGCTGCATCAGATCTTGCTCCAGTCAAATCCAATTATGAGACATATCTTGGGAGGCCATGGAAGCAGTATTCTAGAACAGTTGTTATGCAGTCTTATTTGGATGAGTCAATAAATAGAGCTGGGTGGTCTCCTTGGGCAGGTGGGTTTGGCCTAACGACTTTGTATTATGGTGAGTACTTGAATTTTGGGCCTGGGGCTTCAACTTCAGGTAGGGTTCAGTGGCCTGGATACCATGCTTCAATTACAACAACTGTAGCTCAAGGTTTTACTGTTGGTGGTTTCATTTCTGGGAACCTTTGGTTGCCTTCCACCGGCGTGTCTTTCGATTCAGGATTGATTAGCTGAAGGGTAGCGATTTTGGCACTCCTCGTTCGGCTTCTGGCATCACCATTGCGACGGTACAAAAAGGATAAAATATTCAGTTTGGAGTGCCGAAGCTAAATTATTAGGAGTGACAATCACTACTCTCAGGTGAATTGTGCATTAATATAAGCTcctatttgtattttgtttgctGTGGTGTGAAACAAAAGGGCAACCCAACAAAAGGTTTGGTTACTTATTGATTGTAGTAGAATTGTATGGTGATTAGGGCTGGTGTAGATTGGCCTAGGATTGTGGGGTCTTAGTGATTTGGGCCTGCAAACCCAcaatgttaaaaaataaagactccttgttcatgtttatttttaattagccATGTTaatccaatttcaatttcttttctttccttaacTTAACGTTGGTGTATCATTATTTGTCTATTCACCAATTTTTCTCTCCTATtatcattttctcataacCAGTGTGCTTTTCTCCATCATTTTCTCACCATTCGTCTCCTCCGTACCATTGCCTCCATCCAAGGATAGCACATCTCCATCAATTTGACATTATGGCATGTTGATGAAGATGTCTGCATGTCTGcatgtctctctctcctggTTCCGAACGAATGGGGGAACGTGGTTCGACGAAGAACATGTTCCATGAACAAACAAAGCACATTAAAATTGATTGGCACTATATCATGATTAGAACTTCTCATATTTCCAACACTTGATCAGTCGGTCGATTCTTGTTCATCAAACATTGAGTTTTGTCACAATTTGAGACTTCACTTGGAAAGTTGGGTGTCATTAATTTAAACTGATCAAGAAGTCACCAAACATTGATGTAGGATGAAAgaaacgaaaagaaaaaacaactttTGTGAATTGTGTTCTAGACAAGAAGCAGAGGCTGCCGACATCGGATTTAAGGAAAAGATTAAATgtaacacaaacacaaaagcaTTAATTGATAAGCAAGTAATGAAGATTAGattagagaaaaagaaaggaaggttCTCTCATTAGACAAGTGGGTAAGTGAGCCATGTGCTATCATGTGGTGGTTGGCCCTTCGGTGGGTCCACAACCGCACTTCTCCAACCTCCTATTCCTTCAAATTGACACCTACAAACAGAAATGGGCAAAACCATATATAGCACCGAAAATCCGACGCGACTCATTCACTCGCTTATTTTACAAATATGCCCTTCTTTATACAATAGCCTCTCTTTTTTAgacaaaatttttataaaataatttcttcacTTATAGTGTGTTTATTaatcaggaattgaatttCGTCTATGGATGATTCCTGTGTTTATTTCacatcaaaaaattaaaaagtatgTGGGGCTCATGCAAAATTacgaattcaattcctaatctTAGAAGAATTCAATTATTAGGTGAGAGGTGATATTCTAATTCCTGAATACTAACTGAttaggaatttatttattttacctattatatcctcacacaatttttaaaactccaaatttgtcatctaCTTTAAACCACCAACGAGgatattttagtaattagcaACACTCTTAACCCCCACaccatatggtttagtaaacaacttcaaaggAATCCGAAATCTAACTCTTCTCaatccatatggtttagtaaacaacttcaattgGAATCcggaatctaattctcctcaatccaactTCTTCCCAATTCAATTCATCTTCATTTCAATTCCTCCTAATCCGATTACGGATTAATAAACATGCCATTAGGATGTTAAAAAATGATAGTatattattaaaacaaagtacAAACTGAATGAAGGCAGACATTGGCGCAAAGGATTAAACGAGCAAGCTTTAGACATGATGATTTGGTCATCGGAATAACCAGAAGCCTATCTTCGTTGTGAAACCGGTTAGAAAACTAACTTATTTAAATTGGAAATCCCGAGCCACATCTCAACTATAGTATGAACTTGATTTAGTCCGAAACAAGtttgttatctttttttatttaaataaaaataaaaataattattataggTAGTCTAAAgagtgtttattttttccttttgaaaatTATAGGATTAGGAACATTCCATCTCACCCTTTTGTAGCTTGCG
This window encodes:
- the LOC18788259 gene encoding probable pectinesterase/pectinesterase inhibitor 35 yields the protein MLAILSSHGGHRSKAHTLFLPLFLTIEILSLSSLLAEANQASSPSHFSKFSRGGPSKEANNNILSFCKKTPHQAACESIFISSSSKTSTTYKEAPQTLENLFVHSVEFSISKAHLARALAYNFAISHRQNAHQPHLLGGINDCLELLEDSIDSLDNVIRKHDKSTKSSTYGHVDDDVQTWLSAALTNQETCLESLENDNSKVDKGLMETSAKNLSQFISNSLSLFMMTSRTKNTNPRPNVVGGRRLLSDDFPTWVSGTERKLLEGSVDELEAHAVVALDGSGTHKSIGEALGLVASLEESGTTGGRSVIHVKAGTYYEYIKIPTKQKNVMLIGDGLGKTIIVGSRSSEAGWTTYQSATVAAMGDGFIARDITIVNSAGPAKQQAVALRVGADKSVIFRCSIVGYQDTLYTHSKRQFYRETQIYGTVDFIFGNSAVVFQNCNIFARKPASSGHKNFVTAQGRSSPDQNTGISIHNCKISAASDLAPVKSNYETYLGRPWKQYSRTVVMQSYLDESINRAGWSPWAGGFGLTTLYYGEYLNFGPGASTSGRVQWPGYHASITTTVAQGFTVGGFISGNLWLPSTGVSFDSGLIS